The Populus trichocarpa isolate Nisqually-1 chromosome 18, P.trichocarpa_v4.1, whole genome shotgun sequence genomic interval tgttaatgaaataatataccTTGTTCTCCAAGAAATTATCCCAAGCCTTCCCGCTCAAGATATAGCGGATTGCAAATTTGAGAACATCAAGCGGCAGATATGTCACCAAGCTAAATAGCCAGATTACTCCAGCCCATCCCCAGCCGCACCCCTTGATATGTGCAAAACCCCAGTTTGCGTAGACTGCTATCAATGTCGCAATCTGTCATTCATAGAGTGGCGGCAATGTATTAGGTTTCACTGATAATCTGATTCATTTTCCAAACTATAAGCAAAATATTTGACATTCAGAATGCGGAGCCCAAGATTATCATCAGCAGAAGGTAAATAAAGTGCATTGCCCTGCTTAAAAAACTCGAAGCAGCACAAACAAGAGAAGGCCATGACAAACTAAGCGTGGTAGGGAGGGTTGTTTTAAGTAGTGATTGGCGGATAGGATGAATCCTTACCAGCTGAGCGACTACAAACGCGCTGACAAGAAGAAGTCCAGGACGTTCAACAAAAGACCAGCTGCGGGATCGTGTGACGAAAATAAGGGCCTGGCTCACAATACTCACTTGCAAGTACAAGGCCGCCATCATTTCATATTTGCTATCTCTCAGTGATCTTACGCCAAACTTATCCTGTGTTACGAAAATcatataaagatataaaatctgaataaaggaaaacacaaactgacaatgatattttaggatATTCTTACTGAGAAGAAGTCTGTGTCTTTCATAATCCAGAAGAATAATACTGTCATTAGTGCCAAGTAACCTCCAAGCACAACACCAGTACTAAATATCTCTTTAAGTTTCCAACTGTCTGGCAGTGGAGATGGCTTCACTCGATCCTTCGATATTGTCATGATTGTTCCTGGAGGTTTGATAATGCACCATATCAGACTTGTGCTCATGCTAATTCAGTTCATGGTAATTTGTGAAAGGAGAATGATATAAATTTACGAGGAGGTTTACTAGAGATCTCACCGTCATTTAGGATGGCAATGATCAAAACCATGAATGGAGCGAAGTCAAACTTCCATATCAGGGCAATAAACATGAAGCCAAACTGCCATAGAAAGAACAGATAGAAGGACATGATCAAAACAGATGTCTCGAGCAGATTAGTAACAGAAAGATACATTCATGGACATGTTGGTACTTACCACAATACGAATGGTAATTGAAACTGCATATATCTGCAAAAGAGAACGGTCAGACCAGAGTGAGTTAGACACTCGCAAATTCAACAACAGTGAACACAGCAATAAAACAAGCAGAAGATGTAACTAACAGTGTAGTTCTTCATCCTTTGGAATATAGCCCTGCTGGTCAGCACTGCACTTATAATAACACTAAGTCCTGGTTCAGTGAGGACAATGTCGGAAGCGCCTCTGGCAGCATCAGTAGCATCAGCAACAGCAATTCCAATATCTGCTTTCTTCAGAGCAGGGGCGTCATTAACACCATCTCCAGTCATTCCACATATGTGCTTCCTCTCCTGTAGCCTCTTAACAATTTCATATTTATGTTCtgtaaaaatgaataaaaaggtGTTAAGTCAAGACTAGGAAACAtgataaaaagtaataaaaatctaaaagataatcatgtaagaaaataatggaTGTCAATTGAAATCATGCTCAAATAGTGAGGGGAGAAGGGGGGCTGAAGAAAGATCACAATCTTGTACATGCTGACAAAATTAATTGGGACAGTGACTTTTATCAATtggaaaaattaacaaaataaaaatctgcaAATTACCATGATATGGAAAAGAAAACGAGTGCAAGTGcattttggaaaaagaaaaagaaaaaaaaaaaagcatcagtATTAGGCAGCTGACTTCACCTGGAAAAACTCCAGCAAATCCATCAGCCTTTTCAATCAACTCATCCACAGGGagggctgcaatggcagcaTCCTTATCTTGGCCGAGCAATGAAGAAGAGGGGTACATGTTTGTTCCCATTCCAAGCCTCCTGCCAGTTTCCTTAGCAATTGCGAGCTGATCCCCTGGACATTGAGGAGCCAGCAAACAAAGCCTAAGTAATGGCATAAgaacaaatttcaaaatgagAATGAAAAAGACTTACCAGTAATCATCTTAACATTAACACCAAGGTGGAGAGCTCTTCTAATGGTTTCAGCACTGTCGTGCCTGGGAGGATCGAACAAGGGCAGCAAACCAACAAGTTGCCATGGTGCCCCTGGAGCATCTTTTGATTTCTCAGGTACTTCCTGCATCCATTTCATTGAAGGAACGAAACAATAAGATCAGGCTTGTTTGAGTAGCATGGTGACAAGATGTAGATAAACACTAAACTGCAGACCTGTTTTGCAACACCTAAAGATCGAAGTCCACGTTCAGCAAACTTGTCAATCACAGAATGAACCTTCCTCTTAACATCTTCCTTGCAATTGCATAGAGTTAAGATCTGCATAGAAGTACAAATAGGGAATGAGTTAGTAGTTATTACTTTGAGTGCTGATTACCGAGTTGGTAAAGGGAAAAGCATCATACCTGCTCAGGGGCACCCTTGCTAGCCCGGTGCCAGTTTCCATTATTATCAATGTAAGTCAGAGCAGTCCTCTTGTCCACAGGGTTGAAAGGAAGGAAATGAACTTCTCTGATCCCAGCTCGTGCCTGCCAAACAATAATGAAAAGGACTATTACTTTAAGTTCTGATTTTTTGTGCAACCTCAAATTCAGAGATCTCGGAGAAAACTGCATTAAAGCAGCTATACCTCCTTTGGGTCAGCAAGCATCCCAACAATTGCAGCATCAATGGCATCCTGATTTTCCGTCCTTGAAGCTCTCGCTGCAAGAAGCATAACATGCTCCTTCTCCACACCCTTTGCAAACACTTCAATCAAGCTCTTGTCAACAGTAAGCTTGTTCAGAGTGAGAGTCCCAGTCTTGTCACTGCAGAGAACATCCATTCCTGCCATTTCCTCGATGGCAGTCATTCTCTTGGTAATGGCACCCTGTTGAGAAAGTCTATGGGAACCAATAGCCATGGTGACAGATAAAACAGTTGGCATAGCAATAGGAATTCCTCCAATCAAGAGAACCAGCAAG includes:
- the LOC7458740 gene encoding plasma membrane ATPase 4; its protein translation is MSSKGGISLEEIKNESVDLERIPIEEVFEQLKCSREGLTSDEGATRLQVFGPNKLEEKKESKILKFLGFMWNPLSWVMEAAALMAIVLANGDGRPPDWQDFVGIVVLLVINSTISFIEENNAGNAAAALMAGLAPKTKVLRDGRWSEQDAAILVPGDIISIKLGDIVPADARLLEGDPLKIDQSALTGESLPVTKNPSDEVFSGSTCKQGEIEAVVIATGVHTFFGKAAHLVDSTNQVGHFQKVLTAIGNFCICSIAIGIIIEIVVMYPIQKRKYRDGIDNLLVLLIGGIPIAMPTVLSVTMAIGSHRLSQQGAITKRMTAIEEMAGMDVLCSDKTGTLTLNKLTVDKSLIEVFAKGVEKEHVMLLAARASRTENQDAIDAAIVGMLADPKEARAGIREVHFLPFNPVDKRTALTYIDNNGNWHRASKGAPEQILTLCNCKEDVKRKVHSVIDKFAERGLRSLGVAKQEVPEKSKDAPGAPWQLVGLLPLFDPPRHDSAETIRRALHLGVNVKMITGDQLAIAKETGRRLGMGTNMYPSSSLLGQDKDAAIAALPVDELIEKADGFAGVFPEHKYEIVKRLQERKHICGMTGDGVNDAPALKKADIGIAVADATDAARGASDIVLTEPGLSVIISAVLTSRAIFQRMKNYTIYAVSITIRIVFGFMFIALIWKFDFAPFMVLIIAILNDGTIMTISKDRVKPSPLPDSWKLKEIFSTGVVLGGYLALMTVLFFWIMKDTDFFSDKFGVRSLRDSKYEMMAALYLQVSIVSQALIFVTRSRSWSFVERPGLLLVSAFVVAQLIATLIAVYANWGFAHIKGCGWGWAGVIWLFSLVTYLPLDVLKFAIRYILSGKAWDNFLENKTAFTTKKDYGKEEREAQWATAQRTLHGLQPAQTNTIFSDKSSYRELSEIAEQAKRRAEMARLRELNTLKGHVESVVKLKGLDIDTIQQHYTL